Genomic segment of Gammaproteobacteria bacterium:
TGTTCGCCCGCATGCGCGAAAAGGACGCACTGCGCTGGCTGGGACTGCTGATGGCGCTGATCCTGGTCGTCAGCCTGGCAGCAGAGTGGGTCGGCTACCGCAACCTGGCGCTGGGCATCGTACGCGTCATCCTGGGCTCCCTGATCGCATTCGGCGTGACCCTGGTCGCAGCGCGGCTGTTCCGCGAGCTGCACGATGCGCTGGAGCAGGGCGAAGGGGCCTGGCCACGACGGCTGCGCCATCTGCTCGGCGTGGCCCCGGGGCATGCCATCCCCGGCATGCTGTGGTTGCGCGCGGCGACCAGCCTGTTGCTGTGGGCCGTGTGCGGCTACGCGCTGCTGCGCATCTGGCAGGTCTCGGCCGCGACGGTGCAACAGATCGAGGACTATCTCATCCGGGGCTTCCCGCTGGGTACGTTCCAGCTCGTGCCGGTGCGCATCCTGGCGGCACTGGCGCTGTTTGCGCTGCTGGTCGTGCTGGCGCACTGGCTGCAGACACGGCTGGATCGCCACGGACGCCGCTATGCGCGTCTCGAGCCCGGCGCGCACGAGGCGGTGGTCACCATCAGCGGTTATGTGATGATCACCGTGGCCGCCATCATCGGCCTGGCGGTGGCGGGCTTCGAGTTCCGCAACCTCGCCATCATCGCCGGCGCGCTGTCGGTGGGCATCGGCTTTGGCCTGCAGAACATCGTCAACAACTTCGTCTCGGGCCTGATCCTGCTGTTCGAGCGCCCGGTGAAGACCGGCGACTGGGTGGTGGTGGGCAGTACCGAGGGCTATGTGAAGCGCATCCGCATCCGCTCCACCCAGATCCAGACCTTCGATCGCGCTGACGTCATCGTACCGAACTCGGAGCTGATCTCGCAGCAGGTCACCAACTGGATGCTCTACGACACCCAGGGCCGTGCGCGCATCCCGATCGGCGTGGCCTACGGCAGCGACACTCAGAAGGTGAAGACGACCCTGGAGCAGATTGCCCGCGAGCACCCCAACGTCATCACCAACGGCTCCTATCCGGATCCGAAGGTGCTGTTCCTGGGTTTCGGCGACAGCGCACTGAACTTCGAGCTGCGCTGCTTCGTGCGCAACATCAACGAGCGGCTGTCGGTGATCAGTGATCTGAATTTTGCCATCGAGGCGGCCTTCCGCGCGGAAGGCATCGAGATCCCCTTCCCACAGCGCGACCTGCATGTGCGCAGCTGGTCCAATGGTCAGCCGACCCCGCCCGTGCCACCAGCGGAGTCGGGCGACAGCTGACACACGGCGTGACGACCGGTGGCATCTTCATCAATACTCTACGAACCACGACAGTACGCAAGGAGCACCCACCATGTCCACCAAGCCCGTCACCCGCCGCGACTCGCTGGACTTCCGCGACCGCCTCTACGAGCCCGCACTCATCCCCGTCGCATCACAGCTGCTGCCCGAGAAGCGTTGCATCTTCATCCGCGATCAGGGCATGGAGGGTACCTGCACGGGCTTCGGGCTCGCGGCCGTCATCGACTACATGAACCGCCTGCAGGGTATCCGCACGCCGGTCAGTGCCCGGATGCTCTATGAGACGGCCAAACGCCATGACCACTGGCCGGGCGACCATTACGAGGGCTCCAGCGCGCGCGGCGCCATGAAGGGCTGGTACAAGAGTGGCGTGTGCCCCGAGGCGGACTGGTCCTATGACCCTGCCATGCCCGGTCATCTCACCGCCGAGCGTCAGCAAGCGGCATTGGCGTTTCCGCTGGGCACCTATTACCGCGTCCTGCCGCGGCGCGCCGATCTGCACACGGCGCTGAACGAGACCGGTGCGATCTATGCCGCAGCGCAGACGCACGTCGGCTGGGACGAGAGCCACGCGCGCGACGGCATCATCGCCTACAAGCAGGGCTGGAAGGGTCAGGGCGGGCACGCCTTCGCGATCATCGGCTACACGCCGGACGGATTCATCATCCAGAACTCCTGGGGCAAGCGCTGGGGCGGAGTGAAGATCGGGCGGACCCGCTACGAGGGCTGCGCGATCTGGACGTATGAGGACTGCGACGACAACCTCTGGGACGCCTGGGTCGCGCGTACTGCCCTGCCGGTGCGGGACGCACGTGCGCTCGAGCGCGGGGCCTACGTCAACATCGGCGGCCAATCGAAGGCACGCACCGAGGCGCCGCCACGCCATGAGATCGCCGACCATTACGTCCACATCGACGATGGCCAGTTCGACCCCTTCGGCGACTACCCCTCCAAGGAGGCGGAGGTGCACGGTAGCGTGCGCCGTGCCGTGGGCCTGGACGGCAACACGGCGCCGAAGCATCTGCTGCTGTACGCGCACGGTGGTCTCAACGACGTGAAGGCCTGTGCCGCGCGCGTCGGCGCCTGGCGGCCCGTATTCGAGGCCAATCAAGTGCATGAGATCCATTTCATCTGGGAGACCGGCATGTTTCCCGAGTTGCGCGACGTCCTGCTCGGCAAGGAGGATTTCGCCCAGGAGCGTGCCGGCGGGCCGAGCGACTGGTGGGACAAGGTCGTCGAGCGCGCGACCCATGCGCTCGGACATGCGCTGTGGAAGGAGATGCGGACCGATGCCGAATACGCCTTCCGCACGGAGGCCGCCGGCACCCGGACGCTGGCCCTGCTGTTCGCGGCGCTGGCGGAGCTGCCCGAGAGCCAGCGTCCGCGGCTACACCTGGTCGGCCACAGCGCGGGCTCCATCTGGTTCGGGCATCTGCTGGAGCGCTGGCGTACGCTCGGTGGCCCGGCCATCGACAACCTGATCCTGTTCGCGCCGGCCTGTACCACGGCGTTGTTCAACAGTCAGATCCGCCCGGCACTCAAGGACCGGACCGTCGGCCATCTGCATCATTTCCTGCTCGACGACAAGACCGAACGGGATGACAACGTCGCACAGATCTACCGCAAGTCGCTGCTGTATCTGGTGTCACGCTCGTACGAGCGACGCAACGCGGTGGTGCCGCTGATGGGCATGGCGAAATACCTGGACGAACTCGACTGCGAGGGCATCACCCGCCGGGTGCGCCACTACGACACCGCCACACACCGCGACAAGACCACCGCGGCCTCGCACGGCGGCTTCGACAACGACGCACCGACCATGAACAGCATGCTGCGCCTGGTACTCGGCGGCGACACCACGCACCCGTTCGAGGCCAAGCATCTGAAGGGGTATTGAGCCGGCGGGCGCGGCGCGGGCCGGTGCGTCGCTGGCGCCGACGCACCCTACGCAGGCCGATCCTCCGGTACGGGCTGATACAGGAATTGGCCACGGAAGCACACGGAACAACACGGAATGAAAAATCATCCACAGGACCATCTTCCGTGTTGTTCCGTGTGTTTCCGTGGCCATAGGTTCTGTAGGATGCATCCGGGTGCGGCCAGGCACACTGCCGTGCCAGTCGTCATCGTTCGTGGCATGACACCAGACCACCCCTGCGCCCCAACCCGATTCAGCCCGGCCATCGGCACATCCCGCCGCATGCAGGTATAGTGTCGGCCATGACCGATAGCCCACATGTGCCCGTCTACGCCGGCCTCGATCCGGACACCGTCCTGCAGGCGGTGGAGGCGCGCGGCCATGCAACCAGCGGCCATCTGCTGGCGCTGAACAGTTACGAGAACCGCGTCTACCAGATCGGCCTGGAGGGTGGAGGCTTCCTGGTCGCCAAGTTCTACCGCCCCGGGCGATGGGACGACGCGGCCATCCTCGAAGAGCACGCCTTCACCCTGGAACTCGCCGACGCCGAGATCCCGGTGGTCGCGCCAGTGCGCAGCGACGACGGCGACACCCTGTTCGAATACGCCGGCTTCCGCTTTGCCCTCTTCCCCCGCCGGGGCGGACGCTGGCCGGATCTCGACGACCCGGACAAGCTGGAATGGCTGGGGCGCTTCCTCGGGCGCATCCATGCGGTGGGTGAGGTGCGCGCCTTCGCGCACCGGC
This window contains:
- a CDS encoding mechanosensitive ion channel, translated to MPSSSTVTRPLRALALMLLAILTVLAPPNLAAETVTEAAANTLATYAERLNDIERQIAKDGTVGEDQLKAWADRISGGRASVADCITKTGAALAQLQADLASLGAAAKGETADVARERKEIQQSIAGQERRLAECRVLNLQSDKLAQRVAERLKLMVAERLFARGPGLLALLVDNWHSAPLLGAVTAQFVQQHAGLTNLTASQWLWFALLVVVAALPGVLLRRAHRRRLAARPPAADATIGVGPSLWAATLHYLPQLLASTAAAVFVYALTYTIRPVPFVNVLLYGLPVYLLTLIVIHWTLAPRPPMRKLLAASDELTRQMARRLRVLALLTFFGYLVFSTLLAQHLPDDAYLLTRGLYAGLLFLNMIWALWLFARMREKDALRWLGLLMALILVVSLAAEWVGYRNLALGIVRVILGSLIAFGVTLVAARLFRELHDALEQGEGAWPRRLRHLLGVAPGHAIPGMLWLRAATSLLLWAVCGYALLRIWQVSAATVQQIEDYLIRGFPLGTFQLVPVRILAALALFALLVVLAHWLQTRLDRHGRRYARLEPGAHEAVVTISGYVMITVAAIIGLAVAGFEFRNLAIIAGALSVGIGFGLQNIVNNFVSGLILLFERPVKTGDWVVVGSTEGYVKRIRIRSTQIQTFDRADVIVPNSELISQQVTNWMLYDTQGRARIPIGVAYGSDTQKVKTTLEQIAREHPNVITNGSYPDPKVLFLGFGDSALNFELRCFVRNINERLSVISDLNFAIEAAFRAEGIEIPFPQRDLHVRSWSNGQPTPPVPPAESGDS
- a CDS encoding C1 family peptidase, which encodes MSTKPVTRRDSLDFRDRLYEPALIPVASQLLPEKRCIFIRDQGMEGTCTGFGLAAVIDYMNRLQGIRTPVSARMLYETAKRHDHWPGDHYEGSSARGAMKGWYKSGVCPEADWSYDPAMPGHLTAERQQAALAFPLGTYYRVLPRRADLHTALNETGAIYAAAQTHVGWDESHARDGIIAYKQGWKGQGGHAFAIIGYTPDGFIIQNSWGKRWGGVKIGRTRYEGCAIWTYEDCDDNLWDAWVARTALPVRDARALERGAYVNIGGQSKARTEAPPRHEIADHYVHIDDGQFDPFGDYPSKEAEVHGSVRRAVGLDGNTAPKHLLLYAHGGLNDVKACAARVGAWRPVFEANQVHEIHFIWETGMFPELRDVLLGKEDFAQERAGGPSDWWDKVVERATHALGHALWKEMRTDAEYAFRTEAAGTRTLALLFAALAELPESQRPRLHLVGHSAGSIWFGHLLERWRTLGGPAIDNLILFAPACTTALFNSQIRPALKDRTVGHLHHFLLDDKTERDDNVAQIYRKSLLYLVSRSYERRNAVVPLMGMAKYLDELDCEGITRRVRHYDTATHRDKTTAASHGGFDNDAPTMNSMLRLVLGGDTTHPFEAKHLKGY